The Rissa tridactyla isolate bRisTri1 chromosome 6, bRisTri1.patW.cur.20221130, whole genome shotgun sequence genome includes a region encoding these proteins:
- the ADD3 gene encoding gamma-adducin isoform X1 produces the protein MSTDASQVVITSPPPATMPHKERYFDRINENDPEYIRERNMSPDLRQDFNMMEQRKRVTQILQSPAFREDLECLIQEQMKKGNNPTGLLALQQIAEYITASSFAGFSSSSLSHGMITPINDLPGLDTSSFVKGEKLTRCKLASLYRLADLFGWAHLPNAYITVRVSKEHDHILIIPRGLSFSEASASNLVKVNILGDVVDQGSTTLSIDNAGFSPHVAIYSTRPDVRCVIHIHTPATAAVSSMKCGILPISQEALILGDVAYYNYQGSLDEQEERIQLQKVLGPSCKVLVLRNHGVVALGETLEEAFHYIFNVQLACETQVHALAGAGGIDNLLLLDLQKFKPSTHAVAATGGGGVNMASQQKWKVGEQEFEALMRMLDNLGYRTGYAYRQPLVREKPRHKSDVEIPATVTAFSFEDDTVPLSPLKFLAQRQQREKTRWLNSPNTYLKVNVPEESWNGETSPRTKITWMKADDSSKTSGGTPIKIEDPNQFVPLNTNPSEVLEKRNKIREQNRYDLKTAGPQSQLLAGIVVDKKPSPPMQFEDDEHAPPAPPNPFSHLTEKELEEYKKTIERKQQGLEDAEQELFSDDGSSVSQIQSQTQSPQNVPEKLEENHEDLYTQNANLISVELPVVVVNGKEDAHDVEEDLTKRVSQLTTSTVESVEITIKSSEKIEEALSPEGSPSKSPSKKKKKFRTPSFLKKSKKKEKVEA, from the exons GCTTTTAGAGAAGATCTGGAATGCCTAATTCAAGAACAGATGAAGAAGGGCAATAACCCCACTGGACTGCTTGCATTACAGCAGATTGCTGAATACATTACAGCAAGCTCTTTTGCAGGtttttcctcatcttcactaA gCCATGGAATGATTACACCCATCAATGATCTACCTGGTTTAGATACCTCCTCGTTTGTTAAGGGAGAAAAACTTACTCGTTGCAAGTTAGCCAGTTTATATAGATTAGCTGACTTGTTCGGGTGGGCACATTTGCCAAATGCCTATATCACA GTAAGAGTAAGCAAAGAACATGACCATATTCTAATCATTCCAAGAGGTCTGTCCTTTTCTGAAGCCTCAGCTTCTAATTTG GTTAAGGTAAACATCCTAGGAGATGTAGTTGACCAGGGAAGTACGACTCTAAGTATTGACAATGCAGGATTCAGTCCACATGTGGCCATCTACTCCACGCGCCCTGACGTCAGATGTGTGATACACATACATACCCCGGCAACAGCAGCT GTTTCATCTATGAAGTGTGGCATCCTTCCCATATCACAAGAAGCTCTGATTCTGGGAGATGTTGCTTATTACAACTACCAGGGATCTCTTGATGAACAAGAAGAGAGAATTCAGCTTCAGAAAGTTCTTGGACCGAGTTGCAAG GTATTAGTCTTGAGAAACCATGGTGTGGTAGCACTAGGAGAGACACTGGAAGAAGCATTCCACTATATTTTCAATGTGCAACTGGCCTGTGAAACACAG GTTCATGCATTAGCTGGAGCAGGTGGGATAGACAATCTCCTACTACTGGATCTGCAGAAGTTCAAGCCTTCCACACATGCTGTGGCAGCAACCGGAGGAGGTGGAGTTAATATGGCTTCGCAACAAAAATGGAAAGTTGGGGAGCAAGAATTTGAAGCGCTCATGCGGATGCTGGACAACCTG GGATACAGAACTGGCTATGCCTATAGGCAACCATTAGTCAGGGAAAAGCCCAGACATAAAAGTGATGTTGAGATTCCAGCCACTGTGACTGCCTTTTCCTTTGAAGATGACACAGTCCCGCTTTCCCCCCTGAAATTCCTGGCGCAGAGGCAACAGAGGGAAAAGACAAGATGGCTGAACTCTCCAAACACATACTTGAAAGTCAATGTGCCTGAGGAGTCCTGGAACGGGGAAACCAGTCCCAGGACTAAGATCACG tggATGAAAGCTGATGACTCCTCCAAGACTAGTGGAGGAACGCCAATCAAAATTGAAGATCCAAACCAATTTGTTCCTCTAAACACAAACCCAAGTGAAGTattggaaaagagaaataag atAAGGGAGCAAAACCGATACGACCTAAAGACAGCAGGACCACAGTCTCAGCTGCTCGCTGGGATTGTTGTGGATAAAAAGCCGAGTCCA ccaATGCAATTTGAAGATGATGAGCACGCACCACCGGCACCACCCAACCCGTTCAGCCATCTCACAGAAAAGGAACTGGAAGAGTACAAGAAAACAATTGAGCGCAAGCAGCAAGGGTTGGAAG ATGCTGAACAGGAATTGTTCTCAGATGACGGTTCATCTGTGTCACAAATTCAGTCACAAACTCAATCCCCGCAAAATGTCCCAGAAAAATTAGAAG AAAATCATGAAGATCTCTATACCCAGAATGCTAACCTAATATCTGTGGAGTTGCCAGTTGTGGTGGTGAACGGCAAGGAAGATGCTCATGACGTGGAAGAAGATCTCACCAAGAGGGTCAGTCAGTTAACCACTAGTACTGTGGAGAGCGTAGAGATTACGATTAAAAGCTCTGAAAAGATAGAAGAGGCCCTGTCCCCTGAAGGGTCACCTTCCAAATCCCCatcaaagaagaagaagaaattccGCACCCCATCTTTCctgaaaaagagtaaaaagaaggagaaagtggAAGCGTAA
- the ADD3 gene encoding gamma-adducin isoform X3: MKKGNNPTGLLALQQIAEYITASSFAGFSSSSLSHGMITPINDLPGLDTSSFVKGEKLTRCKLASLYRLADLFGWAHLPNAYITVRVSKEHDHILIIPRGLSFSEASASNLVKVNILGDVVDQGSTTLSIDNAGFSPHVAIYSTRPDVRCVIHIHTPATAAVSSMKCGILPISQEALILGDVAYYNYQGSLDEQEERIQLQKVLGPSCKVLVLRNHGVVALGETLEEAFHYIFNVQLACETQVHALAGAGGIDNLLLLDLQKFKPSTHAVAATGGGGVNMASQQKWKVGEQEFEALMRMLDNLGYRTGYAYRQPLVREKPRHKSDVEIPATVTAFSFEDDTVPLSPLKFLAQRQQREKTRWLNSPNTYLKVNVPEESWNGETSPRTKITWMKADDSSKTSGGTPIKIEDPNQFVPLNTNPSEVLEKRNKIREQNRYDLKTAGPQSQLLAGIVVDKKPSPPMQFEDDEHAPPAPPNPFSHLTEKELEEYKKTIERKQQGLEDAEQELFSDDGSSVSQIQSQTQSPQNVPEKLEENHEDLYTQNANLISVELPVVVVNGKEDAHDVEEDLTKRVSQLTTSTVESVEITIKSSEKIEEALSPEGSPSKSPSKKKKKFRTPSFLKKSKKKEKVEA, translated from the exons ATGAAGAAGGGCAATAACCCCACTGGACTGCTTGCATTACAGCAGATTGCTGAATACATTACAGCAAGCTCTTTTGCAGGtttttcctcatcttcactaA gCCATGGAATGATTACACCCATCAATGATCTACCTGGTTTAGATACCTCCTCGTTTGTTAAGGGAGAAAAACTTACTCGTTGCAAGTTAGCCAGTTTATATAGATTAGCTGACTTGTTCGGGTGGGCACATTTGCCAAATGCCTATATCACA GTAAGAGTAAGCAAAGAACATGACCATATTCTAATCATTCCAAGAGGTCTGTCCTTTTCTGAAGCCTCAGCTTCTAATTTG GTTAAGGTAAACATCCTAGGAGATGTAGTTGACCAGGGAAGTACGACTCTAAGTATTGACAATGCAGGATTCAGTCCACATGTGGCCATCTACTCCACGCGCCCTGACGTCAGATGTGTGATACACATACATACCCCGGCAACAGCAGCT GTTTCATCTATGAAGTGTGGCATCCTTCCCATATCACAAGAAGCTCTGATTCTGGGAGATGTTGCTTATTACAACTACCAGGGATCTCTTGATGAACAAGAAGAGAGAATTCAGCTTCAGAAAGTTCTTGGACCGAGTTGCAAG GTATTAGTCTTGAGAAACCATGGTGTGGTAGCACTAGGAGAGACACTGGAAGAAGCATTCCACTATATTTTCAATGTGCAACTGGCCTGTGAAACACAG GTTCATGCATTAGCTGGAGCAGGTGGGATAGACAATCTCCTACTACTGGATCTGCAGAAGTTCAAGCCTTCCACACATGCTGTGGCAGCAACCGGAGGAGGTGGAGTTAATATGGCTTCGCAACAAAAATGGAAAGTTGGGGAGCAAGAATTTGAAGCGCTCATGCGGATGCTGGACAACCTG GGATACAGAACTGGCTATGCCTATAGGCAACCATTAGTCAGGGAAAAGCCCAGACATAAAAGTGATGTTGAGATTCCAGCCACTGTGACTGCCTTTTCCTTTGAAGATGACACAGTCCCGCTTTCCCCCCTGAAATTCCTGGCGCAGAGGCAACAGAGGGAAAAGACAAGATGGCTGAACTCTCCAAACACATACTTGAAAGTCAATGTGCCTGAGGAGTCCTGGAACGGGGAAACCAGTCCCAGGACTAAGATCACG tggATGAAAGCTGATGACTCCTCCAAGACTAGTGGAGGAACGCCAATCAAAATTGAAGATCCAAACCAATTTGTTCCTCTAAACACAAACCCAAGTGAAGTattggaaaagagaaataag atAAGGGAGCAAAACCGATACGACCTAAAGACAGCAGGACCACAGTCTCAGCTGCTCGCTGGGATTGTTGTGGATAAAAAGCCGAGTCCA ccaATGCAATTTGAAGATGATGAGCACGCACCACCGGCACCACCCAACCCGTTCAGCCATCTCACAGAAAAGGAACTGGAAGAGTACAAGAAAACAATTGAGCGCAAGCAGCAAGGGTTGGAAG ATGCTGAACAGGAATTGTTCTCAGATGACGGTTCATCTGTGTCACAAATTCAGTCACAAACTCAATCCCCGCAAAATGTCCCAGAAAAATTAGAAG AAAATCATGAAGATCTCTATACCCAGAATGCTAACCTAATATCTGTGGAGTTGCCAGTTGTGGTGGTGAACGGCAAGGAAGATGCTCATGACGTGGAAGAAGATCTCACCAAGAGGGTCAGTCAGTTAACCACTAGTACTGTGGAGAGCGTAGAGATTACGATTAAAAGCTCTGAAAAGATAGAAGAGGCCCTGTCCCCTGAAGGGTCACCTTCCAAATCCCCatcaaagaagaagaagaaattccGCACCCCATCTTTCctgaaaaagagtaaaaagaaggagaaagtggAAGCGTAA
- the ADD3 gene encoding gamma-adducin isoform X2: MSTDASQVVITSPPPATMPHKERYFDRINENDPEYIRERNMSPDLRQDFNMMEQRKRVTQILQSPAFREDLECLIQEQMKKGNNPTGLLALQQIAEYITASSFAGFSSSSLSHGMITPINDLPGLDTSSFVKGEKLTRCKLASLYRLADLFGWAHLPNAYITVRVSKEHDHILIIPRGLSFSEASASNLVKVNILGDVVDQGSTTLSIDNAGFSPHVAIYSTRPDVRCVIHIHTPATAAVSSMKCGILPISQEALILGDVAYYNYQGSLDEQEERIQLQKVLGPSCKVLVLRNHGVVALGETLEEAFHYIFNVQLACETQVHALAGAGGIDNLLLLDLQKFKPSTHAVAATGGGGVNMASQQKWKVGEQEFEALMRMLDNLGYRTGYAYRQPLVREKPRHKSDVEIPATVTAFSFEDDTVPLSPLKFLAQRQQREKTRWLNSPNTYLKVNVPEESWNGETSPRTKITWMKADDSSKTSGGTPIKIEDPNQFVPLNTNPSEVLEKRNKIREQNRYDLKTAGPQSQLLAGIVVDKKPSPPMQFEDDEHAPPAPPNPFSHLTEKELEEYKKTIERKQQGLEENHEDLYTQNANLISVELPVVVVNGKEDAHDVEEDLTKRVSQLTTSTVESVEITIKSSEKIEEALSPEGSPSKSPSKKKKKFRTPSFLKKSKKKEKVEA; this comes from the exons GCTTTTAGAGAAGATCTGGAATGCCTAATTCAAGAACAGATGAAGAAGGGCAATAACCCCACTGGACTGCTTGCATTACAGCAGATTGCTGAATACATTACAGCAAGCTCTTTTGCAGGtttttcctcatcttcactaA gCCATGGAATGATTACACCCATCAATGATCTACCTGGTTTAGATACCTCCTCGTTTGTTAAGGGAGAAAAACTTACTCGTTGCAAGTTAGCCAGTTTATATAGATTAGCTGACTTGTTCGGGTGGGCACATTTGCCAAATGCCTATATCACA GTAAGAGTAAGCAAAGAACATGACCATATTCTAATCATTCCAAGAGGTCTGTCCTTTTCTGAAGCCTCAGCTTCTAATTTG GTTAAGGTAAACATCCTAGGAGATGTAGTTGACCAGGGAAGTACGACTCTAAGTATTGACAATGCAGGATTCAGTCCACATGTGGCCATCTACTCCACGCGCCCTGACGTCAGATGTGTGATACACATACATACCCCGGCAACAGCAGCT GTTTCATCTATGAAGTGTGGCATCCTTCCCATATCACAAGAAGCTCTGATTCTGGGAGATGTTGCTTATTACAACTACCAGGGATCTCTTGATGAACAAGAAGAGAGAATTCAGCTTCAGAAAGTTCTTGGACCGAGTTGCAAG GTATTAGTCTTGAGAAACCATGGTGTGGTAGCACTAGGAGAGACACTGGAAGAAGCATTCCACTATATTTTCAATGTGCAACTGGCCTGTGAAACACAG GTTCATGCATTAGCTGGAGCAGGTGGGATAGACAATCTCCTACTACTGGATCTGCAGAAGTTCAAGCCTTCCACACATGCTGTGGCAGCAACCGGAGGAGGTGGAGTTAATATGGCTTCGCAACAAAAATGGAAAGTTGGGGAGCAAGAATTTGAAGCGCTCATGCGGATGCTGGACAACCTG GGATACAGAACTGGCTATGCCTATAGGCAACCATTAGTCAGGGAAAAGCCCAGACATAAAAGTGATGTTGAGATTCCAGCCACTGTGACTGCCTTTTCCTTTGAAGATGACACAGTCCCGCTTTCCCCCCTGAAATTCCTGGCGCAGAGGCAACAGAGGGAAAAGACAAGATGGCTGAACTCTCCAAACACATACTTGAAAGTCAATGTGCCTGAGGAGTCCTGGAACGGGGAAACCAGTCCCAGGACTAAGATCACG tggATGAAAGCTGATGACTCCTCCAAGACTAGTGGAGGAACGCCAATCAAAATTGAAGATCCAAACCAATTTGTTCCTCTAAACACAAACCCAAGTGAAGTattggaaaagagaaataag atAAGGGAGCAAAACCGATACGACCTAAAGACAGCAGGACCACAGTCTCAGCTGCTCGCTGGGATTGTTGTGGATAAAAAGCCGAGTCCA ccaATGCAATTTGAAGATGATGAGCACGCACCACCGGCACCACCCAACCCGTTCAGCCATCTCACAGAAAAGGAACTGGAAGAGTACAAGAAAACAATTGAGCGCAAGCAGCAAGGGTTGGAAG AAAATCATGAAGATCTCTATACCCAGAATGCTAACCTAATATCTGTGGAGTTGCCAGTTGTGGTGGTGAACGGCAAGGAAGATGCTCATGACGTGGAAGAAGATCTCACCAAGAGGGTCAGTCAGTTAACCACTAGTACTGTGGAGAGCGTAGAGATTACGATTAAAAGCTCTGAAAAGATAGAAGAGGCCCTGTCCCCTGAAGGGTCACCTTCCAAATCCCCatcaaagaagaagaagaaattccGCACCCCATCTTTCctgaaaaagagtaaaaagaaggagaaagtggAAGCGTAA